In a genomic window of Candidatus Saccharimonadales bacterium:
- the treF gene encoding alpha,alpha-trehalase TreF, which yields MKIPREDKLKSALVATAGALVPLSKSPDEALGDLFSDVQKEQVYGDGKTFVDLIPRRRMKQIQQEYLLAKSDPEFDLRDFVSRHFYEFSGYQTAYHTDPNMNVREHIAELWSVLERKNRRNRGSLIALPHAYIVPGGRFSEQFYWDSYFIMLGLAADNRWDMIEGMIKNYAYMIRKFGFIPTANRTYFLSRSQPPFFSQMVKLLARHKGRSRTYVEYLPYMLLEYRFWMKGRRTLDKYEHKAFARVVEMPNGTLLNRYYDNKTTPRPESLREDVETADLSPERQADRLYLHLRAGAESGWDFSSRWFSDPKDIRTIHTADIIPVDLNCLLYQLEETIAEAYRLLFQPILARKFQTAAERRMRSINDYCWSDEQQFFVDYNFHHQEETGHLTLAGVFPLYAKIATAKQAAAVAEKLKTHFLKAGGLTTTLEATGQQWDSPNGWAPLQWVAIEGLRNYGYHHLAETIKERWIASNTKIFNESGKLVEKYDVASQGQGGGGEYPLQDGFGWTNGVLAALLNEDRTR from the coding sequence ATGAAAATACCACGAGAAGATAAGTTAAAATCCGCTTTGGTCGCTACTGCTGGCGCACTAGTCCCATTATCTAAAAGTCCAGACGAAGCACTGGGTGATTTATTCAGTGACGTTCAAAAAGAACAAGTGTATGGGGACGGTAAAACTTTCGTTGATTTAATTCCTCGCCGCCGTATGAAGCAAATCCAGCAGGAATATTTGCTAGCGAAAAGCGATCCAGAATTTGACCTTCGTGATTTTGTATCGCGTCATTTTTACGAGTTTAGCGGATACCAAACCGCATATCATACTGATCCGAATATGAATGTGCGCGAACATATTGCAGAACTTTGGAGCGTGTTAGAACGAAAGAACCGACGCAACAGAGGCTCGCTAATCGCGTTACCACACGCGTATATCGTACCTGGCGGACGTTTTTCAGAGCAGTTCTACTGGGATAGTTACTTCATTATGTTAGGTCTGGCGGCCGATAACCGCTGGGATATGATCGAAGGTATGATCAAAAACTATGCGTATATGATTCGTAAATTCGGGTTCATTCCGACAGCCAATCGTACGTACTTTCTAAGCCGGTCGCAGCCTCCGTTTTTTTCACAAATGGTGAAACTTTTAGCACGCCATAAAGGCCGAAGCCGTACCTACGTCGAATACTTGCCGTACATGCTGCTTGAATATAGATTCTGGATGAAGGGCCGTCGTACGCTGGATAAATACGAGCATAAAGCATTTGCGCGCGTCGTTGAAATGCCAAATGGCACACTGCTGAATCGTTATTACGATAACAAAACGACACCCCGACCGGAATCACTACGCGAGGATGTTGAAACGGCTGATCTATCGCCAGAACGACAGGCTGACAGACTGTATCTGCATCTAAGGGCAGGTGCCGAATCAGGATGGGATTTTAGTTCACGTTGGTTTAGCGACCCTAAGGATATCCGTACTATTCATACGGCAGATATTATACCTGTTGATTTAAATTGTCTTCTGTATCAACTAGAAGAGACGATCGCTGAAGCATACCGGCTGTTGTTCCAGCCAATTCTTGCACGTAAATTTCAGACCGCTGCCGAACGTCGCATGCGTTCGATTAATGACTATTGCTGGAGTGATGAGCAGCAATTCTTTGTTGACTATAACTTCCATCATCAAGAAGAGACAGGGCATTTGACGCTTGCCGGCGTTTTTCCGTTATATGCTAAAATCGCTACGGCAAAACAGGCTGCGGCCGTGGCAGAAAAACTGAAGACGCATTTCCTAAAAGCAGGTGGACTGACAACGACACTCGAAGCAACAGGGCAGCAATGGGATTCGCCAAATGGTTGGGCACCGCTTCAATGGGTGGCAATTGAAGGCTTACGAAACTACGGATACCATCATCTAGCTGAAACAATAAAAGAACGCTGGATTGCTTCAAATACGAAGATTTTTAATGAAAGTGGCAAGCTAGTTGAGAAATATGATGTTGCAAGCCAAGGCCAGGGAGGAGGCGGGGAATATCCTTTGCAAGATGGATTTGGTTGGACTAATGGAGTTCTAGCGGCTCTGTTAAATGAAGATCGTACTCGCTAA
- the typA gene encoding translational GTPase TypA, translated as MIDTKHIRNIAIIAHVDHGKTTLVDGLLKQSNTFRDNQAEMSQELIMDSGDQEHERGITITAKQTSIYHDDYKINIIDTPGHADFSGEVERTLNMADGVLLIVDAQEGPMPQTKFVLSKALELGLKPVVVVNKIDKPSRRIDEVVDEISDLFLELAIDDSQLHYPVYYAIGREGKAWVELPDNTSEHADLTPIFDAIINDIPAPTVDTEKPLQLLVTSLQYDSFLGKYAIGRVSRGNVTKNQQVTLIKRDGTQINSKIDKIFGYRGLNREEIDGAIAGDIVALTGIADAHIGETIADKENPEALPVIDIEAPTLSMYLGPNTSPLKGKEGEFNTSRQIGDRLKKELETNVSLRVRDENIGFVVSGRGELHLSVLIETLRREGYEFEVGRPQVVTIEEDGVIKEPVEELLVEVGPEFLGAVSQELGTRRAAMLNQTQTSSGTSRTTYVLPTRAMIGLRNLLLTATKGTVIMNSLPHGYEPLGAKLQKTRSGALMATEAGSTTAYALDNAESRGTLFVGPGTTVYQGMIVGQNTRGDDLDVNVCRGKQLTNMRTSSSDGTVQLTPFTDLSLEQCIDFLEDDELLEVTPKSLRLRKRHLDPNLRKRANKN; from the coding sequence ATGATTGATACAAAACACATCCGCAATATCGCAATTATCGCTCACGTCGACCATGGCAAGACTACTCTGGTTGATGGGCTTTTAAAGCAAAGTAATACTTTTCGTGATAACCAGGCTGAAATGAGCCAGGAATTGATCATGGACAGTGGTGATCAAGAACACGAACGTGGCATTACGATTACCGCCAAACAAACATCTATCTATCACGACGATTACAAAATTAACATTATCGACACACCAGGTCACGCCGACTTTAGTGGTGAAGTTGAACGTACGCTTAACATGGCTGACGGAGTCCTTCTGATCGTTGACGCCCAAGAAGGTCCGATGCCGCAGACGAAGTTCGTTCTTTCAAAAGCGCTTGAACTTGGTCTAAAGCCTGTTGTTGTGGTTAACAAAATCGATAAGCCTTCACGTCGTATTGATGAAGTCGTTGATGAGATCTCTGATCTATTCCTAGAACTTGCAATCGACGATAGCCAGCTGCACTATCCTGTGTACTATGCAATCGGCCGCGAAGGAAAAGCATGGGTGGAACTACCTGATAACACCTCAGAACACGCTGATCTTACGCCTATTTTCGATGCAATTATCAATGATATTCCTGCTCCAACCGTTGATACAGAAAAACCATTACAACTTCTTGTAACGTCACTTCAATACGATTCATTCCTTGGTAAGTATGCAATCGGTCGTGTTTCCCGCGGAAACGTAACGAAAAACCAGCAAGTTACGCTAATCAAACGTGACGGCACACAGATTAACTCCAAAATCGACAAGATTTTTGGTTATCGCGGACTTAACCGTGAAGAAATTGACGGTGCGATTGCCGGAGATATCGTTGCGTTAACGGGTATTGCCGATGCGCACATTGGTGAAACGATTGCTGACAAAGAAAACCCAGAAGCACTTCCAGTGATTGACATCGAAGCGCCAACACTTAGCATGTACCTAGGCCCAAACACCAGCCCGTTAAAGGGTAAAGAAGGTGAATTTAATACCTCTCGTCAAATTGGTGACCGCCTAAAGAAAGAACTTGAAACAAACGTCAGCCTTCGTGTACGTGACGAAAACATCGGATTTGTCGTATCTGGTCGTGGTGAACTCCACCTTTCCGTACTTATCGAAACACTTCGCCGTGAAGGCTATGAATTTGAAGTGGGTCGTCCTCAGGTTGTGACAATCGAAGAAGACGGTGTCATAAAAGAACCTGTCGAAGAACTACTCGTCGAAGTTGGTCCTGAATTCCTCGGTGCTGTTAGCCAAGAACTAGGAACGCGCCGCGCTGCCATGCTTAATCAAACGCAAACAAGTAGTGGAACATCACGTACGACGTACGTGTTACCAACTCGCGCTATGATTGGCCTAAGGAATCTTCTTTTGACCGCTACAAAAGGTACGGTCATTATGAACAGCTTGCCACATGGTTACGAACCACTTGGCGCCAAACTACAAAAAACCAGAAGCGGTGCGCTAATGGCAACCGAAGCTGGTTCTACGACTGCCTACGCACTCGATAACGCTGAATCCCGTGGAACGTTATTCGTTGGTCCAGGTACTACCGTATACCAAGGAATGATCGTTGGCCAAAACACTCGTGGCGATGACCTAGACGTTAACGTTTGCCGTGGCAAACAGCTAACGAACATGCGTACGTCTTCAAGCGACGGAACGGTTCAGCTAACACCATTTACTGACCTTAGCCTTGAACAGTGTATCGACTTTTTGGAAGATGACGAACTTTTGGAAGTAACGCCAAAATCATTACGATTACGTAAACGTCACCTTGATCCAAACTTGCGAAAACGCGCTAACAAAAACTAA
- a CDS encoding MarR family transcriptional regulator: protein MKENKESENLYWMLLQVAFRAKHGLMKLAETHDLTVMQLYTLCSMTPREPIPMNTISCMLFCDASNVTGIVDRLLSQGYIAREEKPEDRRVKMISLTLKGEKLRKELLEALVQYELPEFKQLTITQNVELKSLLSLILQPSPVNA from the coding sequence ATGAAAGAAAATAAGGAATCGGAAAATCTATACTGGATGCTTCTGCAAGTAGCATTTAGGGCGAAACATGGGCTTATGAAGCTCGCCGAAACTCATGATTTAACGGTGATGCAACTGTATACGCTGTGTTCTATGACGCCCCGTGAACCGATTCCGATGAATACTATTTCTTGTATGCTTTTTTGCGACGCATCAAATGTAACTGGTATTGTCGACCGCCTTCTTTCTCAGGGGTATATAGCCCGAGAAGAAAAACCCGAAGACCGCCGCGTTAAAATGATCAGCTTAACGTTAAAGGGTGAAAAGCTCCGTAAGGAACTTTTAGAAGCGCTCGTACAGTACGAACTACCCGAGTTCAAACAGCTAACGATAACTCAAAATGTCGAGCTAAAATCGCTACTATCATTGATCCTGCAACCTTCTCCAGTAAACGCATAA
- a CDS encoding MFS transporter, with protein MKHPSRWIVLALLALAQFMVVLDSAIANVALPAIQKTLGFDTATLQWVITAYALTFGGFLLLGGRAADLFGRRRVLVTGIIGFTIVSFFIGIAQSPVELIALRALQGMTAALMSPSALSIVLTTFREGKARNTALGVWTAVAAGGAAAGLVIGGLLTEYLNWRWNFFINVPVGILTVLGILRFVPKHASTVSHRHLDLRGAALVTGGLMSLVYGLTEAPHWGWASLGTIGLLSLAVALIAGFIWNESKVSHPLVPLSIFKIRNVAGANALSMPVMAGMMGMFFLLSYYIQSVMQYNPVQTGLAFLPFPIILGVISNIVPRFVPKYGFKPFLIAGTTLLFTGLVWLSQLTLESVYTTGILPAIILMAAGMGMSFVAVSIAGTSGVPANEAGLASGLLNTSQQMGGALGLAILAGVSASATQAAAHLGPIAALVQGDKTAFAVASSFTLIALVLAITVIRTPKTSTSSAQAEPVVLH; from the coding sequence ATGAAACATCCTTCACGCTGGATAGTACTCGCCTTACTTGCCCTTGCGCAATTCATGGTAGTCCTCGACTCTGCTATTGCAAACGTCGCCCTACCCGCTATCCAAAAAACACTCGGTTTCGATACCGCCACCCTTCAATGGGTCATTACTGCGTACGCCCTTACCTTTGGAGGATTCCTCTTACTTGGCGGACGTGCAGCCGACCTCTTTGGAAGGCGACGTGTTCTTGTAACGGGCATCATTGGGTTTACCATTGTGTCGTTCTTTATAGGAATAGCCCAATCACCCGTTGAACTTATTGCTCTTAGGGCCTTACAGGGAATGACCGCTGCTCTTATGTCTCCTAGTGCGCTGTCGATCGTCCTGACGACATTCCGCGAAGGGAAAGCGCGCAACACGGCGCTAGGCGTATGGACAGCTGTTGCTGCTGGTGGAGCTGCTGCGGGACTCGTAATTGGTGGATTACTTACCGAATATCTTAACTGGCGCTGGAACTTCTTTATTAATGTACCTGTCGGAATATTAACCGTTCTAGGAATCCTAAGGTTCGTTCCGAAGCACGCAAGCACTGTATCTCACCGTCATCTAGACCTTCGTGGAGCAGCTCTCGTCACTGGTGGGCTAATGTCGCTCGTCTACGGACTGACCGAAGCACCACATTGGGGTTGGGCAAGCCTAGGAACCATCGGACTATTATCACTTGCGGTCGCGCTAATCGCCGGATTCATCTGGAACGAATCTAAAGTTTCGCACCCTCTTGTACCACTATCGATCTTTAAAATCCGTAACGTAGCAGGTGCAAATGCTCTGAGTATGCCTGTAATGGCTGGCATGATGGGAATGTTCTTCCTACTGTCCTACTACATTCAGTCTGTCATGCAGTACAATCCTGTTCAAACGGGCCTCGCCTTCCTCCCCTTCCCTATAATCCTAGGCGTGATATCTAATATTGTTCCTCGATTTGTTCCGAAGTATGGCTTTAAACCGTTCTTAATCGCCGGTACGACACTTCTATTTACAGGATTAGTATGGTTAAGCCAATTAACGCTTGAGAGTGTGTACACCACTGGTATTTTACCTGCAATCATCTTAATGGCTGCGGGCATGGGAATGAGTTTCGTCGCCGTATCGATTGCCGGAACATCAGGTGTACCCGCGAATGAGGCTGGGCTCGCATCAGGACTCCTAAACACATCGCAGCAGATGGGTGGAGCGCTTGGACTTGCGATTCTTGCTGGAGTTTCAGCATCAGCTACGCAAGCTGCGGCACATTTGGGTCCAATAGCAGCATTAGTTCAGGGTGATAAAACGGCGTTTGCAGTCGCAAGTAGTTTTACACTTATCGCGCTCGTGCTCGCCATCACAGTTATACGTACGCCAAAAACCTCTACTTCTTCAGCTCAAGCTGAGCCAGTTGTCCTTCACTAA
- a CDS encoding MFS transporter codes for MTDSQQWLSRKYIAYRTLTSMWFVGAVWLYFYRIFITDQQVGILDGMAFAIGLLAEVPSGALADKFGRDKVVRLGQILAGSGMLIQAAGSDFLPLFVGQAVMMVGVSLVSGADEALFFEKLKFKRTSADWRKLVMRGSQVALIGSVVTLVMGGWMHTINPRIPWVLNGLVFIAAALLIWSVKDERVRKARQKFLPELKDYLHDIKTGFAQFRLPKLWLYVPFIITVQGLFYATGYGLLRLILLDRFHFDPFWGSVAVASSSLITVGLLAYMHKNADSLSEKRVLASIGLIAASSLLLSVANIGLWGYVVILALYAGEHVLQPFISEVLNNRAPENQRATVLSVASFFKTLPYVFLAPIIGYLSTNGKMEYFLVAWALLIILAVALYMSAKKRDTHVVLVEE; via the coding sequence ATGACGGATTCACAACAATGGCTCTCGCGAAAGTACATAGCCTACCGAACATTAACGAGCATGTGGTTCGTTGGTGCAGTATGGCTCTATTTTTATCGCATCTTCATTACCGACCAGCAAGTCGGTATCCTGGATGGAATGGCGTTTGCAATCGGTTTGCTCGCAGAAGTTCCATCAGGTGCACTAGCTGATAAGTTCGGTCGTGATAAGGTTGTGCGACTCGGGCAAATACTCGCTGGCAGTGGAATGCTAATACAAGCAGCGGGTAGCGACTTCCTGCCACTCTTTGTGGGTCAGGCAGTAATGATGGTCGGTGTTTCGCTCGTATCTGGTGCGGATGAAGCACTATTCTTTGAAAAGCTGAAGTTTAAACGAACGTCGGCCGACTGGCGAAAACTGGTGATGCGTGGCTCCCAGGTGGCATTGATCGGCTCAGTGGTTACTCTTGTTATGGGTGGGTGGATGCATACTATTAATCCACGCATACCATGGGTGTTGAACGGACTTGTCTTTATTGCTGCGGCGCTACTGATCTGGTCAGTCAAAGATGAGCGAGTCAGAAAAGCCCGTCAGAAATTTTTACCAGAACTCAAAGACTATCTGCACGATATCAAGACAGGTTTCGCACAGTTTAGGCTGCCCAAGTTGTGGCTGTATGTGCCATTTATCATCACAGTGCAAGGGCTTTTCTACGCGACTGGTTACGGGCTACTCCGCCTTATTCTTCTCGACCGTTTTCATTTCGATCCGTTTTGGGGTTCGGTCGCTGTTGCGAGTAGCAGCCTGATTACGGTCGGTCTGTTGGCGTATATGCATAAAAACGCGGACAGCCTGAGCGAGAAGAGAGTCTTGGCTTCAATCGGGCTGATTGCTGCCTCGAGCTTGTTACTATCTGTGGCTAACATTGGGTTGTGGGGTTATGTCGTGATCCTTGCGCTGTATGCCGGCGAACATGTGCTACAGCCATTCATAAGCGAAGTATTGAATAACCGTGCTCCTGAAAACCAACGTGCGACCGTATTGTCTGTTGCTTCCTTTTTTAAAACCCTACCCTATGTATTTCTCGCGCCAATCATTGGATACCTGAGCACGAACGGTAAGATGGAATACTTCTTGGTTGCCTGGGCGTTATTGATCATTTTGGCCGTTGCTCTCTATATGTCGGCCAAGAAACGGGACACTCATGTTGTATTGGTGGAAGAATAA
- a CDS encoding G5 domain-containing protein, which translates to MKNVKAWFNGLSNVGKVATVSTAFLLSMGTINAMANQGQSPAPAATPAPVAAPVTTYKEVQETESVVFEKTTQNDAARDVDTSAVTTAGQNGVKTKTYKLTLVDGKETARILLKEEVTTLAVSEVMSIGTKQPYVAPAPRAPSSSCDPNYTGCVPIASDVDCAGGSGNGPAYVSGPVQVIGSDIYGLDRDGNGIGCE; encoded by the coding sequence GTGAAGAATGTAAAGGCATGGTTCAACGGACTATCTAATGTTGGAAAGGTAGCCACTGTGTCTACGGCCTTCCTCCTCTCTATGGGAACAATCAATGCGATGGCGAATCAAGGCCAGTCTCCAGCGCCGGCTGCGACCCCAGCACCCGTTGCAGCTCCGGTAACAACTTACAAAGAAGTCCAAGAGACTGAGTCAGTCGTTTTCGAGAAGACGACCCAAAACGATGCTGCGCGAGATGTCGACACATCTGCAGTCACGACCGCCGGACAGAATGGTGTGAAGACCAAGACTTACAAGCTCACTCTAGTAGACGGCAAAGAGACCGCTAGGATTCTCTTGAAAGAGGAAGTCACCACACTGGCTGTCAGTGAAGTAATGTCTATTGGCACAAAACAACCGTATGTCGCACCAGCTCCACGCGCTCCATCTTCGAGCTGCGATCCGAACTACACTGGATGCGTTCCGATTGCTAGTGATGTTGATTGTGCGGGTGGTAGTGGCAACGGACCGGCGTACGTTTCAGGCCCAGTCCAGGTGATTGGCTCAGATATCTACGGGCTTGACCGCGATGGTAATGGTATTGGCTGCGAATGA
- a CDS encoding RNA-binding protein — MAQQNLFIGSLAYATTDDTLKAHFATIGPVASARVITDRDSGRSKGFGFVEFENDEDNQKAVDQLDGKELDGRAISVGLARPREERPKRDFGGGNDRGGDRGGNGGGSFRQRSW, encoded by the coding sequence ATGGCACAGCAAAATCTATTCATCGGAAGCCTAGCTTACGCTACTACCGATGATACTTTGAAAGCTCACTTTGCCACAATTGGTCCTGTTGCAAGCGCTCGCGTGATCACTGATCGCGATAGCGGACGTAGCAAAGGCTTTGGATTTGTTGAATTCGAAAACGATGAAGACAACCAAAAAGCTGTTGATCAACTTGATGGTAAAGAGCTTGACGGCCGCGCTATTAGCGTTGGTCTAGCTCGTCCCCGCGAAGAACGCCCAAAGCGTGACTTCGGTGGTGGCAACGACCGCGGTGGTGACCGTGGCGGCAACGGCGGCGGTTCATTCCGTCAACGTAGCTGGTAA
- a CDS encoding ABC transporter ATP-binding protein, which translates to MAKKEKRKLTTRQYATAIAGVAKTTYKAAPLAVIVQLIGSIITAVLPIVTTYFAALTTTALAEAYAGNPHAGEQAMIYVIVTASLGIIMTAWGSIERYVTQLMRYRVEAGMSDRMYEKFLTLDFWRYDDKETADLYDRASQFARFFPYVFDSLARILTQFIAMIAGLGALILVSWWLGLIVVVAVIPGIWIQFRLSRRSTKHWNENVNVRRSQNMIEWSLLQPKHIAELRLYGVVRYLLDLRMQLRDKDEKARIDFERASIFKKLGADALEAIAEVIALLWIVTQIIAREQPIGQFIYVQQVVSRALGGASGFVSAISGVDEDIANLFDYQEFMALPSRTIKGKKLTGASLPIELRNIRFKYPHAEKEVLHGISITIQPHQHIAIVGENGAGKSTLIKILTGLYDPTGGSVMIGGTNLKDIDITSWHNLLGVLQQEYLSYGFASARDNIYLGDTSKPYSQERLEHALDRAEARTFLNKLPKKLDSFVNPWMEDDEGNNGTDLSGGQWQRLALARNFYRDSPIIILDEPTSAIDALAESRIFKHLFADKKRTVVTISHRLTTVERADVIYMLQDGKLIESGTHKELVAKRGAYYTMFESQLHT; encoded by the coding sequence ATGGCAAAGAAGGAGAAACGAAAGCTGACAACACGGCAGTATGCTACTGCTATTGCTGGTGTTGCGAAAACAACCTATAAGGCTGCTCCACTTGCGGTCATTGTTCAGCTAATCGGGTCGATTATTACGGCTGTTCTTCCGATCGTGACAACATATTTTGCGGCGCTTACAACGACTGCACTTGCCGAAGCGTATGCAGGTAATCCTCATGCTGGTGAACAAGCAATGATTTATGTGATTGTTACAGCCTCCCTTGGAATTATAATGACTGCTTGGGGAAGTATTGAAAGGTATGTGACGCAGTTAATGCGCTACCGTGTTGAAGCTGGTATGAGTGACCGAATGTATGAAAAGTTTCTCACACTCGATTTCTGGCGCTATGACGATAAAGAAACAGCTGATTTATATGACCGTGCGTCACAGTTCGCTCGCTTCTTTCCGTATGTCTTCGATAGCTTAGCGAGGATTTTAACGCAGTTTATTGCAATGATTGCAGGGCTCGGAGCTCTTATTTTGGTGAGTTGGTGGCTTGGGTTGATTGTGGTAGTTGCGGTTATTCCGGGTATTTGGATACAATTTAGGTTATCGCGCCGGTCTACCAAACACTGGAACGAGAATGTGAATGTTCGCAGGTCTCAAAATATGATTGAATGGAGTCTACTTCAGCCAAAGCACATAGCTGAACTACGACTATACGGAGTCGTTCGCTATTTGCTGGATCTTCGCATGCAACTACGAGATAAAGATGAAAAAGCACGAATTGATTTTGAGCGAGCATCTATTTTTAAAAAACTAGGGGCGGATGCACTTGAAGCGATAGCAGAAGTTATCGCACTTTTATGGATCGTAACTCAAATTATTGCACGCGAACAACCGATCGGACAATTTATTTATGTCCAGCAAGTTGTATCAAGAGCTCTCGGGGGAGCAAGCGGCTTTGTATCCGCGATCAGCGGAGTTGACGAAGATATCGCTAATCTATTTGACTATCAGGAATTTATGGCACTTCCTAGCCGCACAATTAAAGGTAAAAAGCTAACAGGAGCTTCTCTTCCGATCGAGCTTCGTAATATACGATTTAAATATCCCCATGCAGAGAAAGAAGTGCTTCACGGCATTTCGATTACGATTCAACCTCATCAGCATATAGCAATCGTGGGCGAAAATGGCGCAGGTAAGTCGACTCTTATCAAAATCCTTACCGGGCTGTATGATCCTACGGGTGGATCGGTTATGATCGGAGGTACGAACTTGAAAGACATTGATATTACTTCGTGGCACAATCTGCTCGGCGTTTTGCAACAAGAATATCTTTCATACGGCTTTGCTTCAGCACGCGACAACATTTATCTCGGGGACACCAGTAAACCATATAGCCAGGAACGTCTAGAACACGCGCTTGATCGAGCAGAGGCACGAACTTTCCTTAATAAACTACCTAAGAAATTAGATTCATTTGTGAATCCGTGGATGGAAGACGATGAAGGGAATAATGGCACGGATCTATCCGGAGGCCAATGGCAAAGGTTGGCATTGGCACGTAACTTCTATCGCGACAGCCCCATTATTATTTTAGATGAACCTACTTCGGCTATTGATGCCTTAGCTGAATCACGCATATTCAAGCATTTATTTGCCGACAAAAAACGCACAGTAGTAACGATTAGCCACCGATTAACAACAGTCGAAAGGGCAGATGTTATCTATATGCTTCAGGACGGTAAGCTAATAGAATCTGGCACGCATAAAGAACTTGTCGCAAAACGTGGCGCGTACTACACGATGTTCGAAAGCCAACTCCACACATAA
- a CDS encoding TIGR02611 family protein has translation MQKATRHLKRTFIGIAGGIVVVIGIVAIPYPGPGWLIVFAGLAILATEFEWAQRILDRAKGEYDKWQAWLKRQPMFLRLAVLLFTGLIVITTTWLLNVFGILATVFHIDAPWVFSPLPFF, from the coding sequence ATGCAGAAAGCAACCCGACACCTGAAACGAACTTTTATCGGTATTGCCGGTGGAATCGTGGTAGTGATCGGTATCGTCGCAATTCCGTATCCAGGCCCTGGCTGGCTGATTGTGTTTGCAGGGCTCGCTATCCTTGCGACCGAATTTGAATGGGCACAGCGAATTTTAGATAGGGCAAAAGGCGAATACGATAAGTGGCAAGCCTGGCTTAAAAGACAACCGATGTTTCTACGTCTGGCCGTGCTGCTATTTACGGGGCTAATCGTTATTACTACGACGTGGCTGTTGAATGTATTTGGAATTCTCGCGACAGTGTTTCATATTGACGCGCCGTGGGTGTTTTCACCTCTTCCGTTCTTTTAA
- a CDS encoding ABC transporter permease → MYHVKTTFATAARILQQLSHDPRTIALIFLVPCLLLALLRWMFTDTIDTFNHFAPALLGVFPFIIMFIITSITTLRERVTGTMERLMTTPLGKFDFIIGYMIAFGVLAIIQALLASTLLLYVFNLEIMGPDWFLIVVALADALLGTALGLFVSAFAKSEFQAVQFMPAFVLPQLLIGGLFVPLANMPDLLETIAYFLPLTYVIDALTAVVKNADITGDMWRDLWIVIGFMAGAILAGGLTLKRKTK, encoded by the coding sequence ATGTATCACGTAAAAACGACATTCGCGACTGCCGCTCGGATTCTTCAACAGCTATCACATGATCCGCGTACGATCGCTTTGATCTTTCTGGTTCCTTGTTTGCTTCTTGCCCTTCTTCGCTGGATGTTTACGGATACGATTGACACGTTTAATCATTTTGCGCCTGCACTGCTGGGTGTCTTCCCGTTCATTATTATGTTTATCATCACTTCGATTACGACACTTCGTGAACGCGTGACAGGTACCATGGAACGCCTTATGACGACGCCGCTTGGTAAATTCGACTTCATTATCGGGTACATGATAGCATTTGGAGTCCTAGCTATTATCCAAGCACTTCTTGCCAGTACGTTGCTCCTGTACGTATTCAACTTAGAAATTATGGGTCCGGACTGGTTCTTGATCGTGGTCGCGCTTGCCGACGCACTGCTAGGCACGGCACTTGGTTTATTCGTAAGCGCATTTGCCAAAAGTGAATTTCAAGCAGTCCAGTTCATGCCGGCGTTCGTATTGCCACAATTACTAATCGGTGGCCTATTCGTTCCGCTGGCAAATATGCCTGATTTGCTTGAAACAATCGCGTATTTCTTGCCGTTAACGTATGTGATTGACGCGCTGACAGCAGTTGTTAAAAACGCGGATATTACCGGCGATATGTGGCGTGATTTGTGGATCGTGATTGGATTTATGGCCGGTGCAATTTTAGCTGGCGGCCTAACGCTTAAACGAAAAACCAAGTAA